A genomic stretch from bacterium includes:
- the xsc gene encoding sulfoacetaldehyde acetyltransferase produces the protein MVRMTASEAFVETLAAQGVTDVFGIVGSAFMEALDIFEPAGIRFWPVAHEQNAAHMADGYSRVSNRHGVCIGQNGPGITNFVTAIAAAYWAHSPVVAITPQAGSMGEGLGGFQETDQMPIFSKITKYQVEVKRFERIAELTHRAFTLAMAERGPVQINIPRDYFYGEADFDIREPLVIERSSGGSDGLAAAARLLAEARFPVLMVGGGVVMGGGQAQAVGLAELLGAPAICSYLHNDAFPAGHDLACGPIGYQGSKAAMRIVSQADVVVALGSRLGPFGTLPQYGIEYWPEDARIIQVDTDHRSLGLVKPAEVAIHGDAGAVAAELTRRLTGVDLACAATCDDRMARIQAEKEAWRRELDSLSSSRDVPIEPRTALRELELAMPADSMVTTDIGNICSVANSYLSFDRPNSMFAAMMFGNCGYAFPTAMGAKVAAPERPAIAYVGDGAWGMSLAEVMTCVRENIPVVACVFNNGQWGAEKRNQIDFYDDRYVATMLENPSFAAIARAMGAEGEVVEKPGEVGDALRAAVESGRPAVLEIQVSQELGEPFRRDALQKPVRLLEKYAKYSSE, from the coding sequence ATGGTCCGGATGACCGCTAGCGAGGCCTTTGTCGAGACCCTCGCCGCCCAGGGAGTGACCGACGTATTCGGCATCGTCGGATCGGCCTTCATGGAAGCCCTCGACATCTTCGAGCCCGCCGGGATCAGGTTCTGGCCGGTAGCCCACGAGCAGAACGCCGCGCACATGGCTGACGGTTACAGCCGGGTCTCGAACCGGCACGGGGTCTGCATCGGCCAGAACGGTCCGGGCATCACCAACTTCGTAACGGCCATCGCTGCCGCATACTGGGCCCATTCGCCCGTAGTCGCCATAACACCGCAGGCCGGCTCCATGGGGGAGGGTCTGGGAGGCTTCCAGGAGACGGACCAGATGCCGATCTTCTCGAAGATCACCAAGTACCAGGTGGAGGTCAAGAGGTTCGAGCGGATCGCGGAGCTGACCCATCGGGCCTTCACGCTGGCGATGGCGGAGCGGGGCCCGGTGCAGATCAACATCCCGCGCGACTACTTCTACGGGGAAGCCGACTTCGACATCAGAGAACCCCTCGTGATCGAGCGCTCCTCGGGCGGGTCGGACGGCCTGGCCGCCGCCGCGCGGCTGCTGGCAGAGGCGCGCTTCCCCGTGTTGATGGTGGGAGGGGGCGTCGTGATGGGCGGCGGGCAGGCCCAAGCCGTGGGCCTGGCCGAGTTGCTGGGGGCTCCGGCCATCTGCTCGTACCTCCACAACGACGCCTTCCCCGCCGGCCACGACCTGGCCTGCGGGCCGATCGGCTACCAGGGCTCCAAGGCGGCGATGCGCATCGTGTCCCAGGCCGACGTGGTGGTGGCGCTCGGCTCCCGGCTGGGACCATTCGGGACGCTGCCCCAGTACGGCATCGAATACTGGCCGGAGGACGCCCGGATCATCCAGGTCGATACGGACCACCGGTCGTTGGGTCTGGTCAAGCCGGCCGAGGTGGCGATCCACGGCGACGCCGGGGCCGTGGCCGCCGAGTTGACGCGCAGGTTGACGGGCGTGGATCTGGCGTGCGCGGCAACCTGTGACGACCGGATGGCCCGGATCCAGGCCGAGAAGGAAGCCTGGCGACGGGAACTGGATTCCCTCTCCTCCTCACGTGATGTTCCCATCGAGCCCCGCACGGCGCTGCGGGAGTTGGAACTCGCCATGCCGGCCGACTCCATGGTCACCACCGACATCGGGAATATCTGCTCCGTGGCCAACTCGTACCTGAGCTTCGACCGGCCCAACAGCATGTTCGCAGCGATGATGTTCGGGAACTGCGGCTACGCCTTCCCCACCGCGATGGGGGCGAAGGTGGCCGCCCCGGAAAGGCCTGCCATCGCCTACGTGGGGGACGGCGCCTGGGGGATGAGCCTGGCGGAGGTCATGACCTGCGTGCGGGAGAACATCCCCGTAGTGGCGTGTGTGTTCAACAACGGCCAATGGGGCGCCGAGAAGCGCAACCAGATCGACTTCTACGACGACCGCTACGTGGCGACCATGCTCGAGAATCCGAGCTTCGCGGCCATCGCCCGCGCCATGGGGGCCGAGGGCGAGGTTGTCGAGAAGCCTGGGGAGGTCGGGGACGCGTTGCGAGCGGCCGTCGAATCGGGGCGGCCCGCCGTGCTCGAGAT
- a CDS encoding phytanoyl-CoA dioxygenase family protein, which translates to MAGLTVDQLDRFQEDGYLIVEDVLTGEDLAAIEAEYRKIVDRVSADLALEGKLRPLTGTTFSECYIEAMQQLDDMYDLYQHLDISLPLLEDLDHSHTMNAGPEAFRLLTNPRLLDIVESVIGPEIYSNPVQHTRIKPPVRHLPEAALDANIAATLWHQDSAVIDTEADETDMLTVWLAVTDATLENGCLIVERGSHREEMTLHCPGKIFPAEIYIPESIIDDGRVIPMEVPAGGAILLNKLTEHGSLDNHSDDIRWSFDLRYQPIGQPTGRSVFPGFVARSRAHPELVVTDPEEWANLWWDARDRIAGGVTSMHLNARWEANARQPICA; encoded by the coding sequence ATGGCCGGGCTCACGGTGGACCAGTTGGACCGGTTCCAGGAGGACGGTTACCTGATCGTCGAGGATGTACTCACCGGGGAGGATCTGGCCGCGATCGAGGCCGAGTACCGGAAGATCGTCGATCGGGTCTCAGCCGACCTGGCCCTCGAAGGAAAACTGCGGCCGCTCACCGGGACCACCTTCTCGGAGTGCTACATCGAGGCGATGCAGCAACTCGACGACATGTACGACCTCTACCAGCACCTCGACATCTCCCTCCCGCTGCTCGAGGACCTCGACCATAGCCACACCATGAACGCCGGGCCGGAGGCGTTCCGCCTGCTCACCAACCCGCGCCTACTCGACATCGTGGAGTCGGTGATAGGACCGGAGATCTACTCCAACCCGGTGCAGCACACCCGGATCAAACCGCCCGTCCGCCATCTGCCGGAGGCGGCGCTCGACGCCAACATCGCCGCCACCCTGTGGCACCAGGACTCGGCCGTCATCGATACCGAGGCCGATGAAACCGACATGCTGACCGTATGGCTCGCCGTGACGGATGCCACCCTCGAGAACGGGTGCCTGATCGTGGAACGCGGCAGCCATCGCGAGGAGATGACCCTTCACTGTCCGGGCAAGATCTTCCCCGCCGAGATCTACATTCCCGAGTCGATCATCGACGACGGACGGGTCATTCCCATGGAGGTGCCGGCCGGAGGTGCGATCCTGCTGAACAAGCTCACCGAACACGGTTCCCTGGACAACCACAGCGACGACATTCGGTGGAGCTTCGACCTCCGCTACCAGCCGATCGGCCAGCCCACCGGCCGCTCCGTGTTCCCCGGATTCGTCGCCCGCAGCCGGGCCCACCCCGAGTTGGTGGTCACCGACCCCGAAGAATGGGCGAACCTGTGGTGGGACGCCCGGGACCGGATCGCCGGCGGCGTGACGTCCATGCACCTGAACGCACGATGGGAGGCCAACGCCCGCCAGCCCATCTGCGCCTGA
- a CDS encoding DUF4143 domain-containing protein yields MVPDTITPTGYLARIVDGEMRSALETMPAVVVEGPRACGKTWTGRRFARSAVYLDERANEALSAGMEPGGILAGETPRLLDEWQLAPGIWNPMRRACDARGLKGQFILTGSANPPDDVTRHSGAGRIIRVRMRPMSLFESGESDGRISLSDILEGGPCQATDQGHSLDHVLGLACRGGWPQHVGASVDAARDAARAYLSEITRTDVSRVDGVERNPLKMERLLISIARNVATDVKHTTLAADTAPGNGQPGLERRTVPQYLDALGRLFVVEQVPAWRPHLASRAQARKAPKLHLADPSLTVAVLDTGVAALMRDLRFAGRLFESMVTRDLQVYAAANRATLSHYRDSQGLEVDLVITQPDGRWAAAEVKLGGRDAIDKAAEALIRLRTRVDSASQGVPSRLIVLTATGYAFERPDGVCVIPITSLGP; encoded by the coding sequence GTGGTACCGGACACGATCACGCCTACCGGCTACCTGGCCAGGATCGTGGACGGCGAGATGCGTTCTGCCCTGGAGACGATGCCCGCCGTCGTGGTGGAGGGCCCGAGGGCCTGCGGCAAGACATGGACCGGTCGAAGGTTTGCCCGGAGCGCCGTGTACCTCGACGAACGCGCGAACGAAGCCCTCTCGGCCGGTATGGAGCCCGGTGGCATCCTTGCCGGAGAGACGCCACGACTGCTCGATGAATGGCAACTGGCGCCGGGCATCTGGAACCCCATGCGCCGGGCCTGCGATGCTCGAGGCCTCAAAGGCCAGTTCATCCTCACCGGCTCCGCCAACCCTCCGGACGACGTCACCAGGCATTCGGGCGCCGGCAGGATCATCCGGGTGCGCATGCGTCCCATGAGCCTGTTCGAGTCTGGCGAGTCAGACGGAAGGATATCGCTCAGCGACATTCTGGAGGGCGGGCCCTGCCAGGCCACTGACCAGGGCCACTCCCTCGACCACGTCCTCGGGCTGGCCTGCCGAGGCGGATGGCCCCAGCACGTCGGAGCGAGCGTCGACGCCGCGCGCGACGCGGCCCGGGCTTACCTGTCCGAGATCACCCGCACCGACGTGTCGAGGGTGGACGGTGTCGAGCGGAATCCTCTCAAGATGGAGCGCCTGCTGATCTCAATAGCCAGAAACGTGGCCACAGACGTCAAACACACCACGCTGGCGGCGGACACGGCGCCCGGTAACGGACAGCCGGGGTTGGAGCGCCGCACCGTTCCCCAGTACCTCGATGCGCTTGGTCGCCTGTTCGTGGTGGAGCAGGTACCGGCCTGGAGACCGCACCTGGCCTCCCGGGCACAGGCGCGCAAGGCCCCCAAACTCCACCTTGCCGATCCCTCCCTGACGGTCGCCGTTCTCGACACGGGGGTAGCGGCCCTGATGCGGGATCTGCGCTTCGCCGGCCGGCTCTTCGAATCCATGGTCACCCGCGACCTGCAGGTGTACGCCGCCGCCAACCGGGCCACTCTTTCCCACTATCGCGACAGCCAGGGCCTCGAGGTGGACCTGGTGATAACCCAACCGGACGGCCGCTGGGCGGCGGCGGAGGTCAAGCTGGGTGGCCGCGACGCCATCGACAAGGCCGCGGAAGCTCTCATCAGGCTCCGGACCAGAGTCGACAGCGCCTCGCAAGGTGTCCCGTCGCGGCTGATCGTGTTGACCGCCACCGGCTATGCGTTCGAGCGCCCCGACGGGGTGTGCGTGATACCCATCACGTCGCTGGGGCCGTGA
- a CDS encoding alpha/beta fold hydrolase gives MLLGLLAAACSSPDDDDAGGEAGATTSPTPASVSEPATTTSSSALGEPATTTSTAAGGTVTTGPDPSATTTVTSVAGADRRDDPDSAADSADEGDTADPVDEVGAVDGADGSPAAPKRTVRWIDCGVEGLECGVVTVPLDYRDPGAGELALTIAVHRATDPDRRIGYLVVNPGGPGASGIDMAAWALDGPGVVFTAPVLERFDIMGFDPRGVGLSEPRFVCGEPGAQLELLSQVELPFDTAEEYAAAEAAALLCVESMGTAAGLLHSEYVARDMDEIRKALGAERISYFGASYGAALGVWYATLFPESVRAMVVDGADNPVDDVSTVEARVANVIDELRQFEVLLGEALDACDQPRCPIYNDGDPRGYFKENVGALEAVVEATGGNPVAGALAIITPLYSQESWPYLWIGYALLVEADDPSLLAEFARFQLGDSSGGTTFVEHVNCLDSWVLNPQLDRHVRLSDEEAMEDAVRRELPLLAHLEFAAPGTCAFYDLLDRASFGGTLDGSDVPIVVIGNPQDPATPLSESRELVEDTLSNGYLVVAEHFAHGVYPNNECANEIIHRALIDLVLPEERTTIC, from the coding sequence ATGCTGCTCGGACTGCTGGCAGCGGCATGCTCGTCACCGGACGACGACGACGCCGGCGGCGAGGCCGGGGCAACGACGAGCCCGACTCCGGCCTCGGTGAGCGAGCCGGCTACCACCACGTCTTCTTCCGCCCTTGGCGAGCCGGCGACCACCACATCCACCGCCGCCGGCGGGACGGTGACGACAGGTCCTGATCCGAGCGCGACGACCACCGTCACTTCCGTCGCAGGCGCGGATCGCAGGGACGACCCGGACAGCGCCGCGGACAGCGCGGACGAAGGGGACACGGCGGATCCGGTCGACGAAGTCGGCGCCGTGGATGGCGCGGACGGGAGCCCTGCGGCCCCCAAGCGCACCGTCCGGTGGATCGACTGTGGTGTCGAGGGGCTCGAGTGCGGTGTCGTGACGGTGCCGCTCGACTACCGCGACCCGGGTGCGGGAGAGCTGGCCCTCACCATCGCCGTGCACCGCGCCACCGATCCGGACCGCCGCATCGGCTACCTGGTGGTGAATCCCGGAGGACCCGGCGCCAGCGGCATCGACATGGCTGCGTGGGCCCTGGACGGCCCCGGTGTGGTCTTCACCGCACCGGTGCTCGAACGGTTCGACATCATGGGCTTCGACCCGCGTGGCGTGGGGCTCTCGGAGCCGCGCTTCGTGTGCGGCGAGCCCGGAGCGCAACTCGAGTTGCTGTCGCAGGTGGAACTCCCGTTCGACACCGCCGAGGAATACGCTGCGGCCGAGGCGGCGGCGCTGCTCTGCGTGGAGTCCATGGGCACGGCAGCCGGACTGCTGCATAGCGAGTACGTGGCCCGCGACATGGACGAGATCCGCAAGGCGCTCGGAGCGGAGCGGATCAGCTACTTCGGCGCTTCGTACGGCGCCGCGCTCGGCGTGTGGTACGCGACGTTGTTCCCCGAGTCGGTGCGAGCCATGGTGGTCGACGGCGCGGACAACCCGGTCGACGATGTCAGCACGGTCGAGGCGCGCGTCGCCAACGTCATCGATGAGCTCCGCCAGTTCGAGGTGCTGCTGGGCGAAGCCCTTGACGCGTGTGATCAGCCCCGGTGCCCGATATACAACGACGGCGACCCGCGCGGGTACTTCAAGGAGAACGTCGGAGCGCTCGAGGCGGTGGTCGAAGCCACGGGCGGGAATCCGGTCGCGGGAGCACTGGCGATCATCACGCCGCTGTACAGCCAGGAGAGTTGGCCGTACCTGTGGATAGGCTACGCCCTGCTGGTCGAGGCCGACGATCCATCCCTCCTCGCCGAGTTCGCCCGGTTTCAGCTCGGGGACAGCAGCGGTGGTACCACGTTCGTCGAGCATGTCAACTGCCTCGACTCGTGGGTGCTGAACCCGCAACTGGATCGCCACGTGCGGCTGTCCGACGAGGAGGCGATGGAGGATGCGGTGCGCCGGGAACTGCCGCTACTGGCCCACCTCGAGTTCGCAGCGCCGGGCACATGCGCGTTCTACGACCTGCTCGATCGGGCCTCGTTCGGCGGGACGCTCGACGGCAGCGATGTGCCCATCGTGGTCATCGGCAACCCGCAGGATCCCGCCACGCCGCTCAGCGAGTCACGCGAGCTGGTGGAAGATACGCTGTCGAACGGCTACCTGGTCGTGGCCGAGCACTTCGCGCACGGCGTGTATCCCAACAACGAATGCGCCAACGAGATCATCCACCGGGCCTTGATCGACCTCGTTCTTCCCGAAGAACGCACCACGATCTGCTGA
- a CDS encoding thiamine pyrophosphate-binding protein has translation MADVFAERSVTVNVPGMMMGARALAEMLDGYGVTHIFMVPAVLRRTLAELERFGVRRIHTHGEKPAAYMADGYARMAGRPGVCMAQAVGALNLAAGLRDARLAGSPIIALTGGRTPDAAGTGVYQELDDLPAFVNVTKFSAEVDSVERIPDLVRQAFRSAVSGRPGPAHLQFVGNEGQIDLGNGDLDPSVEPRFASVPPARPLPDRQAVAAALDLLERAERPVLVAGGGVRASRASGELVAVAERLSIPVVTSLNGKDTIPGIHPLCVGVVGTYSRSAANRVVNQADLVCFVGSSTGSMTTHFWQVPAPGVPAIQIDIDPEVLGRNYPLRVSINADARAALASILERAGPAGANRQEWLATARDEVDAWRRQHLGRLRSDAAPIRPERICAELTDLVPDDACIVVDTGHAGMWMGGMFDTRTPDQRYLRTSGHLGWAFPAALGAKCAAPDRPVVCFTGDAGLWYHIAEIETAVRWGINTVTVVNNNSSGNQSARGFDRAYGGEQTPEGRRLWTFTDVDFARLAEGMGAMGIRVEKPDQIGPALDRALEAERPVIIDVVTDVAAMAPLAVV, from the coding sequence ATGGCGGATGTATTCGCGGAACGATCCGTAACCGTTAACGTGCCCGGCATGATGATGGGGGCCAGGGCCCTGGCGGAGATGCTCGACGGGTACGGAGTGACCCATATCTTCATGGTGCCGGCCGTCCTCCGGCGAACACTTGCGGAACTGGAGCGGTTCGGAGTGCGGCGCATCCACACCCACGGGGAGAAGCCGGCCGCGTACATGGCCGACGGGTACGCCAGGATGGCGGGCCGGCCCGGGGTCTGCATGGCCCAGGCGGTGGGAGCGCTGAACCTGGCCGCCGGCCTCCGCGACGCGCGTCTGGCCGGCTCTCCCATCATCGCCCTCACCGGAGGACGTACTCCGGACGCAGCCGGCACGGGCGTCTACCAAGAGTTGGACGACCTGCCTGCCTTCGTCAACGTCACCAAATTCAGCGCTGAGGTTGACTCGGTGGAGCGGATTCCCGATCTGGTCCGGCAGGCATTCCGCTCGGCGGTGTCAGGCCGCCCCGGGCCGGCACACCTCCAGTTCGTCGGCAACGAAGGCCAGATCGACCTCGGGAACGGAGACCTCGATCCCTCCGTCGAGCCACGGTTCGCTTCGGTGCCTCCGGCGCGGCCCCTCCCCGACCGCCAGGCCGTGGCGGCCGCACTGGACCTGCTCGAGCGCGCCGAGCGGCCGGTGCTAGTGGCGGGCGGCGGCGTGCGGGCCTCCCGCGCCTCGGGCGAGTTGGTGGCTGTCGCGGAACGGCTGTCGATCCCCGTGGTGACCTCCCTCAACGGGAAGGACACGATTCCGGGAATCCACCCCCTGTGCGTCGGGGTGGTGGGCACCTACTCACGGAGCGCCGCCAACCGGGTCGTCAACCAGGCGGATCTGGTGTGTTTCGTGGGGTCGAGCACCGGCAGCATGACGACCCACTTCTGGCAGGTTCCGGCACCCGGGGTTCCCGCCATCCAGATCGACATCGACCCGGAAGTGCTGGGTCGCAACTACCCGCTGCGGGTGTCCATCAACGCGGATGCCCGGGCAGCCCTGGCCTCCATCCTCGAACGAGCCGGCCCGGCCGGTGCGAACCGGCAGGAATGGCTCGCCACTGCCCGCGATGAGGTGGATGCGTGGCGCCGGCAACACCTGGGGCGTCTTCGCTCGGATGCGGCGCCCATCCGCCCGGAGCGGATCTGCGCAGAGTTGACGGATCTCGTACCCGACGATGCCTGCATCGTTGTCGACACCGGCCACGCCGGCATGTGGATGGGCGGCATGTTCGACACCCGGACGCCCGACCAGCGCTACCTCCGCACCTCCGGACACCTCGGCTGGGCGTTCCCCGCCGCGCTGGGCGCCAAGTGCGCGGCCCCGGACCGCCCTGTGGTCTGCTTCACCGGTGACGCCGGGCTCTGGTACCACATCGCCGAGATCGAGACCGCCGTCCGGTGGGGCATCAACACGGTGACGGTGGTCAACAACAACTCCTCGGGCAACCAGTCCGCCCGCGGGTTCGACCGCGCCTACGGAGGAGAGCAGACGCCCGAGGGCCGCCGCCTGTGGACCTTCACCGACGTGGACTTCGCCCGGCTCGCCGAAGGGATGGGGGCGATGGGCATCCGGGTCGAGAAGCCCGACCAGATCGGCCCCGCCCTCGACCGCGCCCTGGAGGCGGAGCGACCCGTCATCATCGACGTAGTCACCGATGTCGCGGCAATGGCACCCCTCGCCGTGGTTTGA
- a CDS encoding response regulator, whose amino-acid sequence MTRLNEGDRLRAENETLRARISRLTEAILRISEDLDLETVLQHVVDGARSLTSARYTILTTYSEEGELQDALLSGWSEEETGRLLAYDSGPALVEHLKGLREPLRTRDFAAYAAAAGFTDLPIKLRAFLGMQIRIRDRHVGNIYIAEKEDGGEFTLEDEETVKMFAAQAATAITNARRYGDEQRAKADLEALVNTSPVGVLVIDAVTREVVKINHEASRIFGCGSGDPADCARALERVQFRSLDGTVLPAGEVPYERAARTGEAVYAEELVICPPSGGQVTTLVNTTPVLSEQDELIAVVVTIQDITPLEELERLRTEFLGMVSHELRTPLTSIKGSAATVLAASSPLDPAETRQFFHIIEQQADHMRGLINNLLDLSRIEAGTLSVITEPTDVAAVIDQARNLFLSSGYRNSIEVDVAPGLPRVPADGKRIVQVLHNLFSNASKYSRDWSPIRVTAWLHEAQAVIAVSDEGTGIASEHLPRLFTKFSRVDAGGDHRVGGHGLGLAICRGIVEAHGGRIWAESDGEGHGTRFLFTIPTVDESTASPLPDRIDGSAGPGHAPRESDRILVVDDDPQMLRYVRNTLAEAGYTPMVTGDVSEASTMLESERPQLVLLNLVMPGVAGFDFLARIRTDSHIPVIVLSGRGRGQDIAKAFELGAADYVVKPFSPAELVARIGAALRHAAAHPHGGMEPYTYGDLVINHLERAVTMSGKPVRLTPTEYKLLFELSRHPGRVLTHDQLLRSVWSEDHPADQRLLRSFIKNVRQKLGDDARNPSYIFTQSGVGYHLAKP is encoded by the coding sequence ATGACCCGTTTGAACGAAGGCGACCGGCTTCGGGCCGAGAACGAGACGCTGCGGGCCCGTATCTCCCGGCTGACCGAGGCGATCCTGCGGATCAGCGAGGATCTGGACCTCGAGACCGTTCTCCAGCACGTGGTAGACGGTGCCCGGTCGCTGACAAGCGCTCGTTACACGATACTTACCACGTACAGCGAGGAGGGCGAGCTTCAGGACGCGCTGTTGTCCGGCTGGAGCGAAGAGGAGACCGGCCGGTTGCTCGCCTACGATTCCGGGCCGGCCCTGGTCGAACACCTCAAGGGACTACGGGAACCACTCCGGACCCGGGATTTTGCGGCCTACGCCGCCGCGGCCGGCTTCACTGATCTTCCCATCAAGTTGAGGGCCTTCCTGGGTATGCAGATCCGCATTCGGGACAGGCACGTGGGCAACATCTACATCGCCGAGAAGGAGGACGGCGGGGAGTTCACCCTCGAGGACGAGGAGACCGTGAAGATGTTCGCCGCGCAAGCGGCGACGGCTATAACCAACGCCCGCCGGTACGGCGACGAGCAGCGGGCCAAGGCCGATCTCGAGGCCCTTGTGAACACATCCCCGGTCGGGGTGCTGGTCATCGACGCCGTCACGCGGGAAGTGGTCAAGATCAACCACGAGGCGAGCCGCATCTTCGGCTGCGGATCCGGAGACCCAGCCGACTGCGCACGGGCTCTTGAACGGGTCCAGTTCCGGAGCTTGGACGGAACCGTGCTACCGGCCGGCGAGGTTCCCTATGAACGGGCTGCCCGGACCGGCGAAGCCGTTTATGCGGAGGAACTGGTGATCTGCCCTCCATCCGGCGGCCAGGTGACCACGCTCGTCAACACCACTCCGGTCCTTTCCGAGCAGGATGAGTTGATCGCTGTGGTGGTCACGATCCAGGACATCACACCCCTCGAGGAACTGGAGCGACTGCGTACCGAGTTCCTGGGGATGGTCAGCCACGAGTTGAGGACGCCGCTGACGTCGATCAAGGGCTCCGCCGCCACCGTGCTTGCTGCCTCATCGCCGCTCGACCCTGCCGAGACCCGCCAGTTCTTCCACATCATCGAGCAACAGGCCGATCACATGCGGGGCCTGATCAACAACCTGTTGGACCTGAGCCGCATAGAGGCAGGAACCCTGTCCGTCATCACCGAACCTACCGACGTCGCAGCCGTGATCGACCAGGCGAGGAACCTGTTCCTGAGCAGCGGATACCGCAACAGTATCGAGGTGGATGTGGCGCCGGGCCTGCCGCGTGTCCCGGCGGACGGGAAGCGGATCGTCCAGGTGTTGCACAACCTGTTCTCCAACGCGTCGAAGTACTCCAGGGACTGGTCCCCCATCCGGGTGACAGCCTGGCTGCATGAGGCCCAGGCCGTGATAGCGGTATCCGACGAAGGCACAGGTATCGCCAGCGAGCACCTGCCCCGCTTGTTCACGAAGTTCTCCCGGGTAGACGCCGGAGGAGACCACCGGGTTGGCGGCCACGGCCTGGGCCTCGCCATCTGCCGGGGCATCGTGGAGGCCCATGGAGGCCGTATCTGGGCGGAGAGCGATGGGGAAGGGCATGGAACGCGGTTCCTCTTCACGATCCCGACCGTCGACGAGTCCACCGCGAGCCCTCTACCCGACCGCATCGACGGATCCGCCGGTCCCGGGCATGCGCCCCGAGAAAGCGACCGGATCCTGGTGGTGGACGATGATCCCCAGATGCTGCGCTACGTCCGCAATACCCTCGCCGAGGCCGGCTACACGCCGATGGTGACCGGCGACGTGAGCGAGGCGAGCACCATGCTGGAGTCGGAGAGGCCACAGCTCGTACTGCTGAATCTGGTCATGCCCGGAGTCGCAGGGTTCGACTTCCTGGCGCGAATTCGTACGGATTCGCACATCCCGGTCATCGTCCTGTCAGGGCGTGGGCGTGGCCAGGACATCGCCAAGGCATTCGAGTTGGGTGCGGCAGACTACGTTGTCAAACCCTTCTCGCCGGCGGAACTGGTGGCCCGTATCGGAGCGGCGTTGCGACACGCGGCCGCCCACCCGCACGGCGGGATGGAGCCCTATACATACGGCGACCTCGTCATCAACCACTTGGAGCGTGCCGTGACCATGTCGGGCAAACCGGTGCGCCTCACGCCCACCGAGTACAAGCTGCTCTTCGAACTCTCCAGGCACCCCGGACGGGTACTGACCCACGACCAGCTTCTGCGGAGTGTATGGAGCGAAGACCACCCGGCCGATCAGCGTCTGCTCCGCTCGTTCATCAAGAACGTGCGCCAGAAGCTTGGAGATGACGCGAGGAATCCCTCATACATCTTCACGCAGTCCGGCGTCGGTTACCACCTCGCCAAGCCCTAG